A single window of Shewanella sp. Choline-02u-19 DNA harbors:
- a CDS encoding choline transporter: MTTWLTIGILFTFTAIAFVIYRWGNVKCVGVTPVRTFTFIAILFTSGLDVGLIMFPLTEFAGYADLGASPEYGFTNPLAIEFGFWAFLIWAFYFLTCFYFCVIEPRVKYFEIPVIKFINNIVIIGTCAFTAYLLLTNLPWYLPEMGDGETIVSSFYLIVFVIIAVAVYSSTSIRYVRILSLASTWLFLGLIALMWAGAFMSDGSGIGEFVTTFALIGDYFGNIHHFVLPLNDYHEFYLFWWFAWSIMIGQFTSRFVGGMRTYQVLIAMMVFPSLPIAVWFTVLYYYSANEIATTGFYNLAMVFVGITFVVNSLDSLIRLYTDNLNLTVERFGKTKYIIGNVALMSSLTLLFQLNFLEIQWVGALAIGLILTCFGYIMTTKYKKVAAIEHSPIENKIDFSKIELAN; this comes from the coding sequence ATGACTACTTGGCTTACTATCGGGATATTATTTACTTTTACCGCCATCGCCTTTGTCATTTATCGCTGGGGGAATGTGAAATGTGTTGGTGTTACACCAGTGCGTACCTTTACCTTCATCGCGATTTTGTTTACCTCTGGCTTAGATGTGGGACTGATCATGTTCCCACTGACCGAATTTGCCGGCTACGCTGATTTAGGCGCCAGTCCAGAATATGGCTTTACCAATCCATTGGCCATTGAATTTGGCTTCTGGGCATTTCTCATCTGGGCATTTTACTTTTTAACTTGTTTCTATTTTTGCGTGATAGAACCAAGAGTGAAGTACTTTGAGATCCCTGTGATCAAGTTTATTAACAACATTGTGATTATTGGTACCTGTGCTTTTACCGCATACCTGTTATTAACCAACTTACCTTGGTATCTGCCGGAGATGGGCGATGGCGAAACCATTGTCAGTAGCTTCTATCTCATCGTATTTGTGATTATTGCGGTCGCCGTTTACTCAAGCACCAGTATTCGTTATGTACGCATTCTTAGCTTAGCCAGTACTTGGTTATTTCTAGGTTTGATCGCACTAATGTGGGCCGGTGCTTTCATGTCGGACGGCAGCGGAATTGGTGAGTTTGTTACAACCTTCGCATTAATTGGCGACTACTTTGGCAATATTCATCACTTTGTATTGCCACTGAATGATTACCATGAATTTTATCTTTTCTGGTGGTTTGCTTGGAGCATCATGATTGGCCAGTTCACCTCACGCTTTGTTGGCGGTATGCGAACTTACCAAGTCCTGATCGCGATGATGGTGTTCCCGTCACTGCCAATCGCAGTGTGGTTTACCGTGTTGTATTACTACAGCGCCAATGAGATAGCCACCACAGGGTTCTATAACCTCGCCATGGTCTTTGTGGGCATCACTTTTGTAGTGAACTCACTCGACTCCTTGATCCGCCTTTACACCGACAACCTTAACCTAACCGTTGAGCGCTTTGGCAAGACCAAATACATCATAGGTAATGTTGCTCTAATGAGTAGCCTTACCTTGTTATTCCAACTGAATTTCTTAGAAATTCAGTGGGTTGGCGCCTTAGCGATTGGTCTAATATTGACGTGCTTCGGCTATATCATGACAACTAAATATAAGAAAGTTGCCGCGATTGAACATTCACCAATAGAAAACAAAATTGATTTTAGCAAAATTGAATTAGCTAACTAA